The Deltaproteobacteria bacterium genome contains a region encoding:
- a CDS encoding histidinol phosphate phosphatase produces the protein MDKRLEIAIAAARAAGEIALKYFRTALTVERKADHSPVTVADRECERRIVEVLTKAFPDYGVVGEEFGTREGAGARWIVDPIDGTKSFIRGIPYFATLIGLEEEGEIILGVIYAPAIDDLLYAQKGHGAFDKSGPIHVSDRATLRESMIVFGGLNVLRRAGYWPAFEQLVERSGRQRGYGDYFGHTFVARGQAEAMIEIDLKPWDMAALKIIIEEAGGRFTDFAGVPSIYTGTALATNGRVHDEILDLVRHQPNLGGRR, from the coding sequence ATGGACAAACGATTGGAGATCGCGATTGCCGCCGCGCGCGCCGCCGGCGAGATCGCGTTGAAATATTTCCGTACGGCGCTCACGGTCGAACGGAAGGCCGACCACTCACCGGTAACGGTCGCCGACCGCGAATGCGAACGACGCATCGTCGAGGTCCTCACCAAGGCGTTCCCTGACTACGGTGTGGTCGGCGAAGAATTCGGCACGCGCGAGGGCGCGGGCGCGCGTTGGATCGTCGATCCGATCGACGGCACCAAGAGCTTCATCCGCGGCATTCCCTATTTCGCTACGCTTATCGGGCTTGAAGAGGAAGGCGAGATCATCCTCGGAGTGATCTACGCGCCGGCGATTGACGACCTACTGTATGCGCAGAAGGGCCACGGCGCTTTCGACAAGTCTGGACCCATCCACGTCTCCGACCGCGCCACCCTGCGCGAGTCGATGATCGTGTTCGGCGGCCTCAACGTCTTGCGACGGGCCGGTTATTGGCCGGCGTTCGAGCAACTCGTCGAACGCAGCGGACGCCAGCGCGGCTATGGCGACTATTTCGGCCACACCTTCGTCGCGCGCGGCCAAGCCGAAGCGATGATCGAGATCGATCTCAAACCGTGGGACATGGCCGCGCTGAAGATCATCATCGAAGAAGCCGGCGGCCGCTTCACCGACTTCGCCGGGGTGCCGTCGATCTATACCGGCACCGCGCTCGCCACCAACGGCCGTGTCCACGACGAGATCCTCGATCTCGTGCGACATCAACCCAACTTGGGAGGGCGACGGTGA
- a CDS encoding acyltransferase, with protein sequence MAMGAAERIVWPDTVKGLSILWIVYFHAFRSFADSRYPWPLDDGFVAQVCEQTHSAGLGCIARAAFFGFSSLGFHAVGVFIVLSGFALAFSVTRRNTPIAWRGWYRSRLLRLFPLYWTAHLIYLVSPSQVHIEAIDYRFILSFLGDRVVPLTTIFYYANAAWWYFGLLLELYLVFPLLHMLRERLGTRWFLVASAAITMVSRYLILIVWPSEYSGAFLLGALFTCRLFEFTVGIVLGAAYARARVATEARLLSPMAALAGIVLYTAGLYANDGLLLYVFADGLIGCGLLLIMANVAKWLERIPLIQSPLARVGFYSYGLYLLHQPYMIWLGHSMQGRELPTFVVIAIVATAVLALLSMAIERSVNTAVARVLG encoded by the coding sequence ATGGCCATGGGCGCGGCCGAGCGCATCGTCTGGCCCGACACGGTGAAGGGGTTATCGATCCTGTGGATCGTTTATTTCCACGCCTTTCGGAGTTTCGCCGATAGTCGCTACCCGTGGCCGCTCGATGATGGATTCGTTGCGCAAGTCTGCGAGCAGACCCACAGCGCCGGGTTAGGCTGCATCGCTCGCGCCGCCTTCTTTGGCTTCTCCTCACTCGGCTTTCACGCGGTCGGCGTGTTCATTGTCCTGAGCGGCTTCGCGCTCGCTTTCTCCGTTACCCGCCGCAACACACCGATCGCTTGGCGCGGCTGGTACCGCAGCCGCCTGCTCCGTCTGTTCCCGCTCTACTGGACCGCGCATCTCATCTATCTGGTGTCGCCATCGCAAGTGCACATCGAGGCGATCGACTATCGCTTCATCCTCAGCTTCCTCGGCGATCGCGTCGTGCCGCTCACCACGATCTTCTACTACGCCAACGCCGCGTGGTGGTACTTCGGATTGCTGCTGGAACTCTATCTCGTATTCCCCCTGCTCCATATGCTGCGCGAGCGGCTGGGCACGCGCTGGTTCCTCGTCGCCAGCGCGGCGATCACGATGGTGAGTCGCTACCTCATCCTGATCGTGTGGCCATCGGAATACAGCGGTGCGTTCCTACTCGGCGCGCTGTTCACGTGCCGGCTCTTCGAGTTCACCGTCGGCATCGTGTTGGGCGCGGCCTACGCGCGGGCGCGCGTCGCCACCGAAGCGCGCCTACTCTCGCCAATGGCCGCGCTGGCGGGGATCGTTCTCTACACCGCTGGACTGTACGCGAACGACGGACTGCTCCTCTACGTGTTCGCGGACGGTCTGATCGGCTGCGGCCTGTTGCTCATCATGGCCAATGTGGCGAAGTGGTTGGAACGTATCCCCTTGATTCAGTCGCCGCTCGCGCGCGTCGGCTTCTATTCGTACGGCCTGTATCTGCTGCACCAGCCGTACATGATCTGGCTGGGTCACTCGATGCAGGGCCGTGAGTTACCGACTTTCGTTGTTATCGCGATCGTCGCCACCGCCGTGCTTGCGTTGCTGTCGATGGCCATCGAGCGCAGCGTCAACACCGCCGTCGCTCGTGTGTTAGGGTAG
- a CDS encoding acyl-CoA dehydrogenase family protein, whose product MRYDFTPEQLAWRDEVRAFIKEHLTAVMLDESRESGNEGHGPLAKEFILKLRDRGWWGLPWPKEYGGLGRSAIEQWIFVDELEGAGAPMLPLTVTSVAPTIMRIGTEAQRQHWLPRIKNAEIEFALGYSESEAGTDLAALRTRAVLDGDEWVINGHKMWNTHAHMATHNWLAVRTEPDAPKHKGISMMIVPMDAPGVTVQGITVWPGLRTNALFLDNVRVPRDYLIGERGMGFYYAAMALNFERLSIGSVAMTRRYFRELVAHVRETNIDGRPLREDPWVRERLARLAVDIEAARMLGLETAWALDEGRVPAAESSMAKIFVSELSQRVADTGSEILGLAGQLHPEEPCSPLHGRLQWLYRTAPLLAFGGGTNEVQRTIIALMGYGLPRK is encoded by the coding sequence ATGCGTTACGATTTCACTCCCGAGCAACTCGCCTGGCGCGACGAAGTGCGCGCGTTCATCAAAGAGCATCTCACTGCGGTGATGCTCGATGAGTCGCGCGAGTCGGGGAACGAAGGGCACGGGCCGCTGGCGAAGGAATTCATTCTCAAGCTGCGCGATCGCGGTTGGTGGGGGTTGCCGTGGCCGAAGGAATACGGCGGGCTCGGTCGCTCGGCGATCGAGCAGTGGATCTTCGTCGATGAACTCGAGGGTGCGGGCGCACCGATGCTGCCGCTGACGGTCACGTCGGTGGCGCCAACGATCATGCGCATCGGCACCGAAGCGCAGAGGCAGCATTGGCTCCCGCGCATCAAGAACGCCGAGATCGAGTTCGCGCTGGGCTACTCCGAATCGGAGGCCGGCACCGACCTCGCGGCGCTGCGCACGCGCGCCGTCCTCGATGGGGACGAGTGGGTCATCAACGGCCACAAGATGTGGAACACCCACGCGCATATGGCGACGCACAACTGGCTCGCCGTACGAACTGAACCCGACGCGCCCAAGCACAAGGGCATCTCGATGATGATCGTACCGATGGACGCCCCAGGCGTCACGGTGCAAGGCATAACAGTGTGGCCGGGGTTGCGTACCAACGCGCTGTTCCTCGACAATGTGCGCGTGCCGCGCGACTACTTGATCGGCGAGCGCGGCATGGGCTTCTACTACGCGGCCATGGCGCTCAACTTTGAACGACTCAGCATCGGCTCGGTGGCGATGACTCGCCGTTACTTCCGCGAATTGGTCGCCCATGTGCGCGAGACGAACATCGACGGCCGGCCGCTGCGCGAAGATCCGTGGGTGCGCGAACGGCTCGCACGCTTGGCTGTCGACATCGAAGCCGCGCGCATGCTCGGCCTCGAAACCGCGTGGGCACTGGACGAGGGGCGGGTCCCCGCCGCGGAGTCGTCGATGGCGAAGATTTTCGTCAGCGAGTTGTCGCAACGCGTGGCCGATACCGGCAGCGAGATCCTGGGCTTGGCGGGCCAACTCCATCCTGAAGAACCGTGCTCGCCGCTGCATGGCCGCTTGCAGTGGCTCTACCGCACCGCTCCGTTGCTGGCATTCGGCGGCGGCACGAACGAAGTGCAGCGCACCATCATCGCGTTGATGGGCTACGGTCTGCCGCGCAAGTAG
- a CDS encoding phosphoribosylaminoimidazolesuccinocarboxamide synthase: protein MDTLFESRLTSLPLLFRGKVRDIYDAGQYLLLVASDRLSAFDVVLPTPIPEKGRILTELSLLWFARMKDLVPNHVVSTDVSPYVRDAAERAPIEGRTVVCRKAEPLKIETIVRGYLAGTGWKDYQRDGAVCGVQLPGGLREADKLPEPIFTPSTKAPRGQHDENISFDQAAEIVGRSRAEQVRELSLKVYRAAAEYAEKRGLIICDTKFEWGLIDDSLILIDELLTPDSSRFWPRDQWRPGSTPPSFDKQPVRDYLESIGFNKQPPAPELPPAIARQTTERYREALVRLRGY, encoded by the coding sequence ATGGACACGCTTTTCGAATCGCGTCTCACGTCATTGCCGTTGTTGTTTCGCGGCAAGGTGCGCGACATCTATGATGCCGGGCAGTACCTCTTGCTGGTTGCCAGCGATCGTTTGTCTGCGTTCGATGTCGTGTTGCCCACGCCGATTCCGGAGAAGGGCCGCATCCTCACTGAGCTGTCGCTGCTCTGGTTCGCGCGAATGAAGGATCTCGTTCCCAACCACGTCGTGTCGACCGACGTGAGCCCCTACGTTCGCGATGCTGCCGAACGCGCGCCGATCGAAGGGCGAACGGTCGTGTGTCGCAAGGCCGAGCCGCTCAAGATCGAGACCATCGTGCGCGGCTACTTGGCCGGAACCGGTTGGAAGGACTACCAGCGCGACGGTGCGGTATGTGGCGTGCAGCTACCGGGGGGATTGCGTGAAGCGGACAAACTGCCCGAGCCGATCTTCACTCCGTCGACCAAGGCGCCGCGCGGGCAGCACGACGAGAACATCAGTTTCGATCAGGCCGCCGAAATCGTCGGCCGCAGTCGCGCCGAGCAGGTGCGCGAACTGTCGCTGAAAGTCTACCGCGCCGCGGCCGAGTACGCCGAGAAACGCGGCCTCATCATCTGCGACACCAAGTTCGAATGGGGACTGATCGACGACTCGCTGATCTTGATCGACGAACTGCTCACACCCGATTCGTCGCGTTTCTGGCCGCGCGATCAATGGCGTCCGGGCAGCACACCACCGAGCTTCGATAAGCAACCGGTGCGCGACTACCTCGAATCAATCGGCTTCAACAAGCAGCCGCCGGCGCCCGAGTTGCCACCGGCAATCGCGCGCCAAACAACCGAGCGCTATCGCGAAGCGTTGGTACGGCTGAGGGGATACTGA
- a CDS encoding acyl-CoA/acyl-ACP dehydrogenase: MRLAPTPEQAELKAAVRRFCDEQINPERLTAWARTPRGIAESTWRAIAALGWFGLALPTECGGSGQSVIELGCLLEECSRGLVPLAVIAAIRGARALAQLDAGSTELADAARGERTVTLALDERQCREPANFATRIETRGTTTVVNGEKWYVADAAHADWHIVAARDGGDLALVLVAVEPQSVTPLRSFDGAPQGVVAYRNTPVLRRLSAPGHGTAALRGLRHEQRALALAEQLGTMSAALDMTVAYVKEREQFGQKIAVFQAVQHQIADAGMDYTAARNLAWQAITRLAAGTEEGTELDTAAAFIGPACKRLTLSAHHLHGGAGYVVEHPLHWHAERAQALSIRYTPEAPALARIAAALLGEL; encoded by the coding sequence ATGCGTCTCGCACCGACACCCGAGCAGGCCGAGCTGAAGGCGGCGGTCCGCCGCTTTTGCGATGAGCAGATCAATCCCGAGCGGCTGACCGCGTGGGCGCGCACGCCACGCGGGATCGCCGAGAGTACGTGGCGCGCGATCGCGGCGCTCGGCTGGTTCGGACTGGCACTCCCGACCGAATGCGGCGGCAGCGGGCAAAGTGTGATCGAACTCGGTTGTCTGCTCGAAGAGTGCTCGCGTGGCTTGGTGCCGCTGGCAGTGATCGCGGCCATCCGCGGTGCCCGCGCCTTGGCGCAGCTCGATGCCGGCAGCACGGAACTCGCCGACGCGGCGCGCGGCGAGCGGACGGTGACGCTCGCGCTTGACGAACGGCAGTGCCGCGAGCCGGCGAACTTTGCCACGCGCATCGAGACGCGCGGCACCACCACCGTGGTGAACGGCGAGAAGTGGTACGTCGCCGACGCCGCGCACGCCGACTGGCACATCGTGGCCGCCCGCGACGGCGGCGATCTTGCGCTCGTGCTCGTCGCGGTTGAGCCACAATCCGTGACACCGCTGCGCAGCTTCGATGGCGCACCACAAGGAGTCGTTGCCTACCGCAACACGCCGGTGCTCCGCCGGCTCAGCGCGCCCGGGCACGGCACTGCAGCGCTGCGTGGGCTGCGGCACGAACAGCGAGCACTCGCCCTCGCCGAGCAGCTCGGCACCATGAGCGCGGCACTCGACATGACCGTCGCCTACGTCAAGGAGCGCGAACAGTTTGGACAGAAGATCGCCGTGTTCCAAGCTGTGCAGCATCAGATCGCCGATGCCGGCATGGACTACACGGCGGCGCGCAACTTGGCGTGGCAAGCCATCACGCGACTCGCAGCCGGCACAGAAGAGGGTACTGAGTTGGACACTGCCGCCGCGTTCATCGGGCCAGCGTGCAAACGACTCACGCTTAGCGCGCATCATCTGCACGGCGGCGCCGGCTACGTGGTCGAACACCCGCTGCACTGGCACGCCGAGCGCGCGCAAGCGTTGTCCATCCGCTACACGCCCGAGGCGCCGGCACTCGCACGCATCGCGGCCGCGTTGCTCGGGGAGTTGTAA
- a CDS encoding methyltransferase — translation MKRNALSVLLRELAVHLRAAKYTPDALAERLGIRVPDDIGPLNHAAAIERLRDDTSAAATLTRLFFLEVDESPGHVLDAPTQDAMRAAGLLRTRHRRITPRLRLDPIGDQWLLSDLRFRSPDPRALGLPAGDPVYPPSSDSLLLRDAVVCPDANRVLDLCTGSGVQALSVAVHCRDVVAVDVSARAAAMTRANAALNCVTNIEVRVGDLYGPVAGERFDLVMANPPFVPSPYRRGPAYHSGGPTGARVLKRIVAGLAEVLQPAGRFFAVSHLALRDRETAADVVRPWFGNFPGRALALVLERGSAIDLAAAQALFALNAGLAAYAAEVHRWVAYLRRHRVREVILVLLVAERGGRRRAVEVIEALQRTLPLPLSHPPRHHIEQWLATLIRR, via the coding sequence GTGAAACGCAACGCGCTGTCGGTCCTGCTACGCGAGCTGGCCGTTCATCTGCGCGCGGCCAAGTACACGCCGGATGCACTCGCCGAGCGGCTCGGCATTCGCGTGCCCGACGATATCGGACCGCTCAATCACGCCGCCGCAATCGAGCGGCTGCGCGACGACACGTCGGCCGCGGCCACACTCACCCGCCTGTTCTTCCTCGAAGTCGACGAATCGCCCGGGCACGTCCTCGATGCACCCACACAAGACGCGATGCGCGCCGCGGGCCTGCTGCGCACACGCCATCGCCGCATCACGCCGCGACTCCGGCTCGATCCGATCGGCGATCAGTGGCTGCTCTCGGATCTCCGTTTCCGTTCGCCCGATCCACGCGCGCTCGGCTTACCGGCAGGCGATCCGGTGTATCCGCCGAGTAGCGATTCGTTGCTGTTGCGTGACGCAGTGGTGTGTCCCGATGCCAATCGCGTGCTCGACTTGTGTACCGGCTCCGGCGTGCAAGCTCTGTCGGTCGCGGTCCATTGTCGGGACGTCGTCGCGGTCGATGTGAGTGCGCGAGCGGCGGCGATGACGCGAGCCAACGCGGCCCTCAACTGCGTCACCAACATCGAAGTGCGAGTCGGCGATCTGTATGGGCCTGTAGCGGGCGAGCGTTTCGATCTGGTCATGGCCAATCCGCCGTTCGTCCCTTCACCGTATCGGAGGGGTCCAGCGTATCACTCGGGGGGCCCGACTGGTGCGCGCGTGCTCAAACGCATCGTCGCAGGCCTCGCTGAAGTCCTCCAACCCGCAGGCCGGTTCTTTGCCGTGTCGCACCTCGCCTTGCGCGACCGCGAAACCGCAGCCGATGTCGTGCGCCCCTGGTTCGGTAATTTTCCCGGTCGTGCACTCGCGTTGGTACTAGAACGCGGATCGGCGATCGACCTTGCGGCGGCGCAAGCACTGTTCGCACTCAACGCCGGACTCGCCGCCTATGCCGCCGAAGTCCACCGCTGGGTTGCCTACCTTCGTCGCCATCGCGTCCGCGAGGTGATCCTGGTGCTGCTGGTCGCCGAGCGCGGCGGGCGGCGCCGCGCGGTGGAAGTCATCGAGGCATTGCAACGCACCTTGCCGTTGCCGCTCTCCCACCCGCCGCGTCATCATATCGAGCAATGGCTCGCCACCTTGATCCGGCGATAG
- a CDS encoding CBS domain-containing protein, with protein MTTLHDIMREGFLFVVQRTAPVAHAVREMTDNNVGIVAILDGDRLVGVFSERDVVRRVVAKGLDPAIVRVGDVMTHELIVADENEDCHAAMRKMDQGNIRHLPVVRQGKLVSMLSVRDLMRVDMQRLGDEIKFLHEYLYTVPPELGAAGEHK; from the coding sequence ATGACGACACTGCACGACATCATGCGCGAAGGATTCTTGTTCGTGGTGCAACGCACAGCGCCGGTGGCGCATGCGGTGCGCGAGATGACCGACAACAACGTCGGCATCGTCGCCATCCTCGACGGCGACCGGCTGGTCGGGGTGTTCTCCGAGCGCGACGTGGTCCGCCGCGTGGTTGCCAAGGGACTCGACCCCGCCATTGTACGCGTCGGTGATGTCATGACGCACGAGCTGATCGTTGCCGACGAGAACGAGGACTGTCACGCCGCGATGCGGAAGATGGATCAGGGAAACATCCGCCATCTCCCGGTGGTCCGCCAAGGAAAGTTGGTGTCGATGTTGTCGGTGCGCGATCTGATGCGCGTCGACATGCAGCGCCTGGGCGATGAGATCAAGTTTCTGCACGAATACCTCTACACCGTCCCGCCCGAGCTCGGAGCCGCCGGCGAGCACAAGTGA
- a CDS encoding phosphoadenylyl-sulfate reductase, whose amino-acid sequence MRRRERVAGAAPLVACARLVAPLLPQPGIRDKREVVATVAVAQREAESHADVRIPDAILTDVNTGRFDDWSAEQILTWGLDTFAPRIALSASFGSPEGLVILDMMHKLRPTATRVFTLDTGRMFQETYELMDRVRNRYQIEVEVYFPRPEAVEAMVRQHGLNLFYDSVALRQKCCGVRKVEPLQRAMRDLDAWIAGLRPTQSVTRTAVRKVEVDDVHGGRLKLNPLADWSKDDVWAYIDKHNVPVNALHAKGFPSVGCLPCTRAIEPGEDERAGRWWWENAATRECGIHTGYEEQGSGI is encoded by the coding sequence ATGAGGCGACGCGAGCGCGTCGCCGGCGCCGCTCCCCTAGTCGCTTGCGCTCGTCTGGTCGCGCCGCTCTTGCCTCAACCGGGGATACGAGACAAAAGAGAGGTTGTGGCTACCGTCGCAGTTGCCCAACGTGAGGCCGAGTCGCACGCCGACGTGCGCATTCCCGATGCCATCTTGACTGACGTGAACACGGGTCGGTTCGACGACTGGTCGGCGGAACAGATTCTGACCTGGGGTCTCGATACCTTCGCGCCGCGGATCGCGTTGTCCGCTAGTTTTGGCTCGCCCGAGGGTCTCGTCATCCTCGACATGATGCACAAGCTCCGGCCCACCGCCACGCGCGTGTTTACGCTCGACACCGGGCGCATGTTCCAAGAGACCTACGAGCTCATGGATCGCGTGCGCAACCGCTACCAGATCGAAGTCGAGGTCTACTTCCCGCGGCCGGAGGCGGTCGAGGCGATGGTGCGGCAGCACGGGCTCAATTTGTTCTACGACTCGGTGGCGTTGCGCCAGAAGTGCTGCGGCGTGCGCAAAGTGGAGCCGCTGCAACGGGCGATGCGCGATCTCGATGCCTGGATCGCCGGACTGCGGCCCACGCAGTCGGTTACCCGCACGGCGGTGCGCAAGGTCGAGGTCGACGATGTCCACGGCGGCCGGCTGAAACTCAACCCGCTTGCCGACTGGTCGAAGGACGACGTCTGGGCATACATCGACAAACACAACGTGCCGGTCAATGCATTGCACGCAAAAGGCTTCCCCTCAGTCGGTTGCTTGCCGTGCACGCGCGCCATCGAGCCGGGCGAAGACGAACGCGCGGGACGCTGGTGGTGGGAGAATGCCGCCACTCGCGAGTGCGGCATTCACACTGGCTACGAAGAGCAGGGGTCGGGAATCTGA
- the metF gene encoding methylenetetrahydrofolate reductase [NAD(P)H], translating to MKIPELFGRSEPVFSFEFFPPKTAAGEEALFRTIAALRELEPAFVSVTCGAGGSIRDKTVEWVTHIKQEVGIEAMAHLTCVGSSRAQLAAELDQLRAGGIENVLALRGDAPRDQPDFRRSADGFGYAAELVAFIRERDDPFALGGACYPEGHPECRDLAQGLEHLARKVGAGLEFIITQLFFDTRDYFAFVERARAGGISIPIVPGIMPITNVAQIERMTVMCGARIPESLRARLHAVADDEERVRAVGVEHALAQCRELLAGGAPGIHFYTLNQSPATRTILAELRN from the coding sequence GTGAAGATTCCTGAACTGTTTGGCCGCAGCGAGCCAGTGTTCTCCTTCGAGTTCTTCCCCCCCAAAACGGCCGCTGGCGAGGAGGCGCTGTTTCGCACCATCGCCGCGCTGCGCGAATTGGAGCCCGCCTTCGTGTCGGTGACCTGCGGCGCCGGCGGCTCGATTCGCGATAAGACGGTCGAGTGGGTGACGCACATCAAGCAGGAAGTCGGCATCGAGGCGATGGCCCATCTCACCTGTGTCGGATCGAGCCGCGCCCAACTCGCGGCCGAACTCGACCAATTGCGCGCCGGCGGCATCGAGAATGTGCTAGCGCTGCGTGGCGACGCGCCGCGCGATCAGCCGGACTTCCGGCGCTCGGCGGACGGCTTTGGTTACGCCGCGGAGCTGGTGGCCTTCATTCGCGAGCGCGACGACCCGTTTGCGCTCGGCGGCGCCTGCTATCCGGAGGGTCACCCCGAGTGCCGCGATCTGGCGCAAGGACTCGAACATCTGGCGCGCAAGGTTGGTGCGGGATTGGAATTCATCATCACCCAGCTATTCTTTGATACGAGGGACTACTTCGCCTTCGTTGAGCGCGCGCGCGCAGGCGGGATCAGCATCCCGATCGTGCCGGGCATCATGCCGATCACCAACGTGGCGCAGATCGAGCGGATGACGGTGATGTGTGGCGCGCGGATCCCGGAGTCGTTGCGCGCTCGGCTGCACGCGGTCGCGGACGATGAGGAGCGGGTGCGCGCCGTGGGCGTCGAGCACGCCTTGGCGCAGTGTCGCGAGCTGCTAGCCGGTGGCGCGCCCGGCATTCACTTCTATACGCTCAATCAGTCGCCAGCGACCCGCACCATTCTCGCCGAGCTGCGGAATTAG
- a CDS encoding OmpA family protein, with amino-acid sequence MNLARRVGVLMVVTALGAGATHQAFAGATLTGETGLVTVPTTEVLKSWNVRVGVYGDGEIETDPSIGDRDLDRVDFSLAAGLLENLEVYSHIPVLFFSKTDPVSGPSGTTVGHTSSTTTNGGLRFGLKYRLLNEDDGAPVSFALLGDIVVGIGNNNVPAIQDRTTAFSRRETYEVMGILDRTLWTTRSGDDGVLTLNAGGLFFDKPAGYSFDNQGTEFRRQFEGPNTTFQAPFEFAAALKAPVASTPYGRFAWLEEFRGNTGTVKELHGSIPMQLFSGARWTLPGQTGLAIQGGLDFGLSSILDQYRFIAGASWQTPSPPPPPVVVPPPPPPPPPPPPAPPVKKKIVLRGVNFDYNKADIRPDSIPTLKEAAATLKENRDIAIVAIGYTDSSGSEEYNLKLSLRRANAVRDYLVKLGVAASRMTVVGKGMSQPVASNDTDEGRAQNRRVELKIE; translated from the coding sequence ATGAACCTGGCGCGGCGGGTTGGGGTGTTGATGGTCGTCACAGCGCTCGGGGCTGGCGCTACGCATCAAGCGTTCGCTGGCGCAACATTGACCGGCGAGACTGGCTTGGTCACCGTTCCGACAACGGAAGTGCTGAAGTCATGGAACGTCCGCGTTGGCGTCTACGGTGACGGTGAGATCGAGACTGACCCGTCCATCGGCGATCGCGATCTCGATCGCGTCGACTTCAGCCTCGCCGCCGGCTTGCTGGAAAATCTCGAGGTCTACAGCCACATCCCCGTCCTCTTCTTCAGCAAAACCGATCCGGTCAGCGGCCCGAGCGGGACCACCGTGGGCCACACGTCCTCCACCACCACCAACGGCGGGCTGCGCTTTGGACTGAAGTACCGTCTCTTAAATGAAGATGACGGCGCCCCGGTCAGCTTTGCCCTGTTGGGCGACATCGTGGTCGGCATTGGCAACAACAATGTGCCCGCGATCCAAGACCGCACGACAGCCTTCAGCCGCCGCGAGACCTACGAAGTCATGGGGATTCTCGATCGCACGCTGTGGACCACTCGCAGCGGTGACGACGGGGTGCTGACGTTGAACGCGGGCGGCTTGTTCTTCGACAAGCCCGCCGGCTATTCGTTCGACAATCAGGGTACCGAGTTCCGCCGCCAGTTCGAGGGGCCGAACACCACGTTCCAAGCGCCGTTCGAGTTTGCCGCCGCCCTCAAGGCGCCCGTGGCCAGCACGCCGTACGGACGCTTCGCGTGGCTGGAAGAGTTCCGCGGCAATACCGGGACGGTCAAGGAGCTGCACGGGTCCATCCCGATGCAGTTGTTCTCCGGCGCTCGCTGGACGCTGCCCGGACAAACCGGCTTAGCGATTCAGGGTGGGCTCGATTTCGGATTGAGCAGCATCCTCGACCAGTACCGTTTCATCGCCGGGGCATCGTGGCAAACGCCATCGCCGCCACCGCCGCCGGTCGTCGTGCCGCCGCCGCCGCCACCACCGCCGCCGCCACCGCCAGCGCCACCAGTCAAGAAGAAGATCGTCCTGCGCGGAGTCAACTTCGACTACAACAAGGCTGACATCCGCCCCGACTCCATACCGACGCTGAAGGAGGCCGCCGCTACGTTGAAAGAGAACCGCGACATCGCCATCGTCGCGATCGGGTACACCGATTCGAGCGGCAGCGAGGAATACAATCTGAAACTGTCGCTGCGCCGCGCCAATGCCGTGCGCGACTATCTGGTCAAGCTCGGCGTCGCGGCCAGCCGAATGACCGTGGTAGGCAAAGGCATGAGTCAGCCCGTTGCAAGCAATGACACCGACGAGGGCCGCGCCCAGAACCGACGCGTCGAATTGAAAATAGAGTAG
- a CDS encoding NUDIX hydrolase, whose protein sequence is MSVIRQIFKGLVLDVRLERATLPTGMTLDLEMVRHPGAAAVVAVNEHSEVTLLHQYRHATGGFIWEIPAGKLDDNESPEHCAARELQEEAGLHAGELIRLGAIFTAPGFCDEKIHLLLARNLSPVAQQLEADEVLTIDHFSMQQALAMIRAGAIEDAKSIAGLHHAAAYLGIA, encoded by the coding sequence ATGTCCGTCATTCGTCAGATCTTCAAGGGCCTGGTTCTCGACGTACGCCTGGAACGGGCCACTCTGCCAACCGGAATGACACTCGATCTTGAAATGGTCCGCCATCCCGGCGCCGCCGCAGTGGTGGCGGTGAACGAGCACAGTGAAGTGACGTTGTTGCACCAGTACCGTCACGCCACCGGCGGCTTCATCTGGGAAATCCCGGCGGGTAAACTCGACGACAACGAATCGCCCGAGCACTGCGCGGCGCGCGAGCTACAAGAGGAAGCGGGGTTGCACGCCGGCGAACTGATTCGCCTCGGGGCGATCTTCACCGCGCCAGGATTTTGCGACGAGAAGATCCATCTGCTCCTGGCGCGCAACCTCAGCCCCGTGGCGCAGCAACTCGAAGCGGACGAAGTGCTCACGATCGACCACTTCTCCATGCAACAAGCGCTGGCGATGATTCGCGCGGGCGCGATCGAAGACGCCAAGAGCATCGCCGGTCTGCACCACGCGGCGGCGTATCTCGGCATCGCGTAA